The genomic window TTTTGAGGGAGTTGCGCAATATTTGCGAATAATTCCTTAGTTCGGTGATTACACGACTCCGGTAGAAGTGcctatttatatttcttttttttttggacaaaataatattgttttaattatttaaaataatattgttttaattatttagaGAGTATTAgttatttcaaacaaaaattattatctatattatgatataaataggaaatacaaaaataactataaattttgattggattttttttCATCTAAATTTGTTCTATAAAGtatttttccccaaattttatttaaatttaataacataTAACACAAATATTGAAATCGAAATTTAGATGATTTtagtttatatttaataacataCAACACAAATATTGAAATCGAAATGtttatttttaacttgtttagaaaatgtttttagtttatattttaataaaatataatttttagggCGGACGTCATGATCGAGATTCGTACACCAGATCCTCCACTTGTGTGTATgagtttataatgattttgtcATTCCATCTATctgtaaaatatatatatatatatatatatatatatatatatatatatataatttttacgatctttcttacatttttttactaaacaaaatttatttttttcgttaAGCCTCCTTTTAATGTTAGCTTTAGGCCTCACATCATATTGGGCCGGCCCTGGGCTAACTTGGTTAATGAGTTGGACAACACTCCATCAACCAAAAGATGAGACAAGCTAACACTCTAACGTTTAAGTCAATATAAAAATGAATGAGAGTAGAGAGGTACATAATGGTATAGAAAATGTGCAATGGAGGGTGGATCTCGGAGTAGTGTAATGCATTTTTCATATTGAACTCACGGCAACTATCCAACCTCATGTTTGATTCCAATTGTTGATTAGGTCAGAGTGTAATGAAGACATTAAGGTTCTAGAATGTGTGAAAGCCTTTATGAGAATTTTTCGATGAATTGTACCATTGAATTTCTAAAGGGTTTGTGCCCTTGGTTCAATTTGAAACAACAAACAAATATATTCCAATAATTATTGTATAGTTATAATAGCTTGTCGTTGAAGTAAAATACAATCACTCTTTATGTCATATTCGgtgtatgtaaaaaaaaaaattggtagttTATAgtttgtctatatatttttcatctttaCAAATGTATTAACTTTTGTTTTATATCTTTACAAGAATTTCCTTGAAACTTTTGTCTTACATATTTTATGTTACAAATTTAATCCTTGTATTTTAACAAAGGCcacataaactttttcaactaTGTGACTGAGATATTATCAAAAGTACAAATGCATAATTAATGAGTCAAAAAAAAGTCATCACCTAAATTTTCATTTGTTAGCCATTTTTGCTATatcatttaactaattaatttaTGTTGATTAATTATTCCTCCTATAATAATCAACTTGTCAACTTTCATATTTAACACCATGGTTCCCACAAAGTTACCTTaattttgtgaaaataattttgtcaCGCAAAGCCAAATTTAATTGATTCTCTTCTCATTTAAGGAAATCAACTGTTCTATAAATTGGAGTGTTTTAGAGCCAACAATTCATTCCATGCAAAACAACATTGATAAGAGGAAAATAAAACTACTTAATCAAATTTCATACACAATGGCAAAAACTATTGCTTTTCTTGTTTTGGTTCTCCTTGTTGCCGCGATTTTGAATGGCTATAGTGTTGAGGGTGCGGGTAGAGGCAATCAACTGGAGAAAGACGGACCAGTTTACGAATCTCAAAAGGCAACTCCACCATTGTGGATGCAAAGTTTTTCGTTGTGGAATAACATTTGTTTTCGTTGTGAAATTGATCCCGCCGGTTGTCCTGGTGACTACTTTAAGTTGTGGTGTCCTCCTAACAAAGATCAGCTCCAAACCACTGCAACTAAAACTGATAATCCTAAAGCCGAAAACCTTCCATGATTCAGAGAAATTGTGGCATGGTTTGTGTTTTTGATTTTATATCTTATATATGTATCCTTTAATATGTGTGTGAAAGtattatatgatataaaaattaCTATATAGCTAAATAAACTAATCAGCCTTTACTGGGTCTGGTTGTGCCTTTGCTAGATATAGCTAGCTTCTTGGGTATGTTCACTCAAGGATTATATATTATTGTGTGCTATAGTTTTTGTATTACTGTGCCATGTAATggttataatataatatatataatacatattgaaataaaattaacatgAGTGTTTCCTGTGTCTTGAAGCATCACAATACTTAgcatctttatttttatttttttcttatagcttatataatGTACAATATTTCAGTAGCTCATAAGTATTTCATTATTCTTTCTACACAATGTTATTAATCAACTACTACTTTAAGCCACAACATTATTACAAAAAGAGCAAACACCATAAACATAAATAGAAAATACTACAATAAAAAGAGCCTCCTCCTAGGCCAAGTTATGACAATACAAAATCCAAATGATCATGGCACAATCTTGTAAGCTTTAGTCTTGTCTATCCAACTTATGAATGAATTCTTAGAATTCCTAAATCCTAAGAATCCATGTTCTTTTGCTTTGTTCATACTATCCAACACACCCTCAACTCTCAACATAAAATCTGCAAACCACCAATCTCCAACATCTTCAAGCTTAGTGGGCTGTAGCCCATTCTCTCTCACAATTTCTTCCCACACCCCCCTCTTATCCTTCATCACCTCCGACAACTTTAACTCCAAACCCTCCTCAAATCCATAATTCTCAATCCCAAATTTATCAGCCAACACTTTCCAGAAATGTTTCCACTTGAAAACATCACCATTGCTACAATTGAAGGCTTTGTTCTTTGCATTAGGATCCACTGCACCCCAAATGTGTTGTTCTGCTATTAAATTAGCATCTGAAGCTGTTGAATAACACTCCCATGCACCTTTTGATCCGGGAAACCTTAATGGAACACACTCATGCTTGCAAATTGCGGCGTAAACACAAAGTGTACCGATTAGGTTCATCATGCTGTAAGGTGAAAATCCAAAGATAACTTGTGGTCGATTAATAAACCATGTCATTCCTTTTTTCTTACTTGCctgaaaaaaaatagttgataaattttttagaaACTATTTACTATTTGTATATACTTTAGGTGGTAAATTAACGAGAGAATTAtattttagagactaaatttatgacttaagtttttttttttctaccatGCCAAGTACCAACCTCTTCGAATAAGATATCCTCTAGCGTGTAATAGAAATTGAGTGTGTCGAGGCGTGGCACATCCTCCGTGAAGGGGGATTCATGGGGCTTGATCTTACCGATAGTTTCGAATGATCCTGCATAATGCTTGACACCTGTCTGAATGGACACATGACAAAGATTTGGAGCATTTGGGATGAGAGAACGAAGGACATTCCTTAACATGGAACCATTTACCTCGCAATTTTGAGCCTCTGTGGACCTGCTGGTCCACGAGACATAAAATATATGAGTCACGTCAGTTAATGTGGTGAGCTTCAACTCAACATCGTTTTGGTTGGAAACATCGCACTGAATGTAGTGAATAGGGTTATCAGCGTTCCACATTGGTCGTGGACGTCGAGCCACACCATAAACCTTCCATGGACCATCCGGTGTGTCTTTGAGAGGCAAAATCTCTGCTAGGCTGTTTCCTACAATTCCTGTCACGCCTATAATCAATGCTACGTTATGGAGGCTTCGCGGTTCTTCCTTGAAATATGTGATCTGCACTATATTTATGTATAAACTTTTCTCAATAATcactttgttaaaaaatgatttttatattaaaatagcTATTTTGAttatcttttgaaaaaaaatatttttaataaaagaaacagAATATCATAATTTATGGTTTATGTATAGTTTTCAACTTGAATACATTTTCAACCATGGTATAAAGAAAATACACATTCCTTTGTTGTTCTTACTTTTTCCGATTAATTCAAAGGAATCTTATATTTAAAGACGAatgtataataatatttttaaaataagaagCTGACAAAAATCAAATTACCATATTAAAGAGGTGGGGGGATTAAAttgaaaaacatataaaaaatctatttaaatGGAGTGTGTGAGTATGTCGTAAGAACTTGCCTTGCCAGTACCACCAGTTGCTCTAGCTAACCACCAGTTCATATTTTAGGATGCTTGGTGTGATATGCTTTTAagatttgtgttatgtgttattgaTAATAAGATGTTTAAATTTGTGTTGCTTGGGAGAATAATTCCTATGTGTATATATAGGCGTATGTGAGTGCCAAAATATCTTTGCAAATACtgtacatttttctttttcctttcccCATCTATATCCGGTCCACCGCATAATCTGGTTCGCGgacagttttgacatcaagtgattccgGTCTTTTCCTGATCGCTGTTGTGGGAGATCGAATCATGGTCCTTCCTATCAGTGCTAATCACtactaaaccaactaacaatcggtcaaattattatttttatctccaaagtattttactatttcatttttctttaatgAATGTTCCCTCAAATACTCACACTAATAGTTTCCCAACTAAACACGTCTAATAAATTTCAAGCCATTATTGTATGGAGGCAgctatgaatattattagtacTAGCGGGTCAAGCAAGCGCATTCCGCGCCtacctgtgtctaacttatgttctcaatttaaaaatatatatcctATGTTacgatgagtttgttaataaaaaattttgctgctaaaaaaaaagatgtgtttgatggtgagtttgttaatactaaaaaaaaagatttttacaagggtaaaaaaatattgtgctTTATGGagtaaaagatttttattgctactaaaaaaaatcaaaagtattgttaatattatgaaaagttcacaccaaaactcatatATCCTCTTTATAGcataaataatatatagatgAAGCAAACATCAATTTCTTTTGTTGGGTGGCTCAACTCAAGCGATTATCCCAGCTTGGCCCAAAAGACACGGCAAATATTTTACTCTTTTCTcatataatttctcttttttaataaatgaaaaggttgagtaaaataaaatacaataaataagGCTTATAAAATTGGGAtgcttttgtcaaaaaaaaattgggatgaTAGTCTGCCTAAATGCTAGAAGGTCGTATTAGATAGCCCTTAGAATGAAATTGACAAGTTTAATTGTGTCACATTTAGCgcaaaggaaataaaaattaaaaatgttaattGGCTTAGGGATGACAGGAAAATCCAAACCCGATAGACCCATTCGAACCCAAATTCAAGTCGACGGGCGAAACATGAGTTGTCTATGTTTGgatttgggtgacacccgaatatatgggtgtgggtttagGTAAtatcaaactcacacccgaaacccGAACACCCACCCAAATATATGTTAAATTACATAATTACCTCTGTGTAGATATAAGTGTAAAATTAGAGTTTATCACTCATTCCTTCACACACGACACAACCTCATTTTTCTAGGAAGatcttaattttaattgtaatttaatttcttgaaagtctatttTGAAAACTATGTTACCAACCTATGctacattttgcattttatcaaatagAATTTGGGTCGGGTTTGGGCTgataattaattatgtttgttcTTGTTGcgggtttgggtgaaaaaacTTGAACCCAACGGGTGTGGGTTTTATTTTAccacccgaacagcctttgaGTTTGGGTGGTGATTTCGAGTGTGGATTTAGGTAATATCAAACTCACACCCACGGGCatccattgtcatccctaattgGCTTTAATTTTAGTTACTTTCTCTTAGGAAAACAATTAGAAAAAAATCTCcacataataaacaaaaatatatagaatcTCTACACAATAactaaaactaaataaaatcaACTCACATGATGGCAAACTCTCtctaaaagttttattttaacacTGTTCCATACTTAAACACTCAGAACTTTGGTTAGACTAGAAGAGATTTACGTCATTTCATTAGATTAATATTTATCTAATGCAAATACTATCAcaatgcaataaaataaaaaaaatactcgtaTCAAAGAGATTAGTATTAAAGATCAGAAAGCATGTTCAAAGCAAAGCATTCATGATTCGTATTTTGGAGTTAGCGGCGCACATGGGACATAAGGGACAGAGACTAATTATTGTATCTAATGGCACGGGCAAAATTTTGTCACCCACAGAGAAGAAATCTCACGAGCTCATAGATTTAAATTTGAAtagtttatactttatataattatatttcaaaatcATAATTGAATGGTTTTCTTTTTCTGATAAAAATAAGATACATAGTTCTAACAATGCAAGAAATCTTGAAATACTTCTAACAATAGTTACAATTACTGTATTACATATGTGTCCTTATAATAAGCATAAAGATCCTAGTTCTAGGAACAATTTAGCTTCTGCTTAATCTAGGTTACTTGGTTtacaattcaaaataaaaactagcattaaatacattaaaataacCTTCAATAGTTTCCTCAAAGATGGAGAATTTTCCTTGAATTACCACCACCAGCAAGATAAATATTAAGTGTGCCTTGAAACTCAAGAAATCTAGGTTATAACTGATCTTCAAGCATCATGGTAGAATGCTTTCACATGTGAAATTAAGAAACACCTACATTAATTATAGCTTATAGTAGATTCCCAATTTATCACTAAAAGTTAAAGAAGTGGAAAAAACAAACCTTGATACCTTGATGTACATAAGCATAATCATGCACAAAAAAAGCCTAGAGTAATGGAAATCACTTTTCAGAATCTGTGACTGATCAGTTCTATTTACAAATTTTGATGAACCCTGCCGCAATAATCTTTACCATTTTACCTCAGTAGTTTGTCATTTGACGAACTGAAAGTATTAAAGTTACAACAATTAGGCTAATTCTGAAACTCCGTCTTTGCTAAACATCCACTGTCCAGTTAAGGTTATTTGTATTGCTTTCGTGTGATTTTTGTAAGTGTGCGACTTTGGCGTGGTATGCAGCTGTAGCCACAGAGGTCTTACTCTTCACCCTCTGACCATGTGGAAGCTCGGAGGCTTCACTAATAGAAGCAAACCGAAGCTCCGATGGAGGAATGAAACAGTCTATGGAAAGGCCGGGAACGTTGAATGCCACCTCCTCAATTGTCCATGCTTCTTCCATCCTGGTTTTAGTGTGGCTCATTGCTGTTTCCCCGAACCTGAAAAGTGTCACTACAGATCGACCCGAGTGAGCAATCATAATCCCTTCAACAGGTTTATAGTCGTCGAGAAATGAATTTATCGTGGTCTCCCAATAAACTGCATCGCCTCCATTGTTCTGAATGCGGGTCAAATGGGAATCTTCCAAGTGAACAAGAAGTCCTGTTTTCTGACTAAAGTATCCGAACAAAACATGCCTTATGATCTCTGCTGGACCTTCACTTCTAGCTTTTAATGTTGATGGATCTGCACAAAGCTTGAGGATGAAACAATCCTCTTCATTTATCTTCTTCTCCCCAATGCATCTTGCATTGATAAACATGCTAGCAGTTGTTTTTGGATCAAGACCCTATAAATATAAAGAAACAAGTCTAAATTATAATTCAACAAGAACCGAATATGTAAAAGTACGAGTGAATGGAAGAGTTAAAATCAACCTGAAGCGCACGCCGAAGAGGCCTCACAGGCCCTTTTGCGGCATGTGCACCAAGCCAAGGTGTGTGCCTCCACACGAGCTTCCCATTGCAACCAGCATGAACCTTACTGCCTCCAATAGCAAGCTCCACATACCACATATCCGGATTCATCTGCCACAAAACAAATCCACCAGATTCTGCAGCTTTGGAGGAATTCCGGTTACGCGTGACTTTCTTAGCAGTCTCGAACTCAGAGGCTATCATCCTCACTTTTCCCATCGCATAAGCATTGTTAATGGAATTTTGAAGCTTCAAACCACCTGATGCAGCAATGTACTGCTGCAATATGTACTGAGCAGAAGAAGTTTCCTACAATAACACCCAATAATACCACCACATCATCATTACATTGCAATAATACTCTTACCAAATGTAGAAAAAAGAGAAACCATTATAAGATCAAAAGTAACCAGGAAAAATACTAATTTCTCTCTTTCCGTCCCCAGTTCTATCTCTCTCGCACACAATATAACATAGTAAGGGTATGTTTATATTGActaatttgagtttatctactagTATAAGCACTTGagagactgtttgggagagtTTGCGAAAACACCTTATGACTTGTCAACGTactattttcaaattatttacgCTCTTTAGCATGACgtatgaaaaatgaaaacagcttatggctTATATacaaacagtttgactttattttatcgtTTGTTATATGGGAATAATTTATACATAAGCAGTTGATAACAAGCATTTATGCTAGAAGAGATTAATCACCCAAATAGACCGTGAGAGCACAAAACCCAACTTGGATCCTCAACTTATTTGACATGTCCATATactattttcaacttatttACATAAGCTCTTTAGCATGAcatataaaaacaacttatagcttatataaaaatagtttgactttattttatctatttatagaaatagtttatacataaacAGTTATATGATAAGCATTTATGCTAGAAGCGCTTAATCACCCAAATAGACTGAGAGCACAAAACTCAAATTGGATCCTCCCGCACTATCTAAAGCCAAATCTCAGTCTCAACAGTTGGATTAATCTAACTGCTCAAAAGTGTATATCTTTGCCGTTGGATTAATCCAACAATCAAGATTTGGCTAAATAGGCTACATAGGATCAAAGTGGCACAAAATCACCAACCATATAATAAACATTGTGTAACAAAAGAAACACTTTTTCAAAGATCTTTGAATTACATTTAAGCTACTTCATCTAGTCTTACCAAATACTCATAACCCCTTTAATTGAACTTCCCAGCTACCAATCAAAACACAGAACACaagaaacattaaaaaaaaaaccaacaaatcAATAAACATTAAACAACCTATGATATAAACCTAATTAGTCTATTTAATTTACAAACATAGcaacaataaaaaacaaaacttgaaCATAACCAATTAACAAAATGAGTGAAATAGAAAGAGTAAGAAAAACTAACAATGGGAATATCTTTGATGCTAAGATGAGGAAAAGGATCAGTAGTACAAACATGAACAGGTGCAAGAGGAGCACCCAAAACACCAAGAAGCAATCTGAGATCAGATTTCTTGCATgctgaagaagatgaagatgatgatgaagaagatgaaacagAAGGTGCTCTCATCCAATGACCCCATTTACCTTCACCTCTGTTAACAACATCTTCACCGTCGGTTCCATCAGGACCTTCTTTTAACGGTGATAAAGCTTCAACCGGTCTTAAACTACCCGATCTCGTCATGAAAAGTTCTGGTGGTGGACCTTGGTTTTTTCTCCGGCGACGGAGAAGTCCTGTCATCGGAGAAGGAGTTCTGGCCGGACTTTTGGAACGGGATTTGGCCGGTGAGAGTCCTCTTACTACTTCTTCTTTTAGAGATGAAAAGAAGCCTTGTTTTCGGTCCATTTTTACAACTTTGCCACTGAGGGAGAGAGAGAAATGGAATCGAAGGTTGTtggtgttgttgtgttgttgatttGTGATTTTTGGGATGAAACGGAAATTGGGTTGCTGAAAAGGACAGAGAAAGAAAggtagtgtgtgtgtgtatgatAAGCAACAGATTTGTGTGTTCCTCCTGACAGTATTGCCGCCAGACACGTTAACTGTGGATTACACAAAACACCGTACTGCGTTACCAACGTTGCTTCTTcctatcttatttatttatttatttatttatatcatcACTACTTATTTATCCCTGTTAGCTTAATTAAATCGGTAGAGACACGTATATATCACGTAGAAGTAGAGATTTGAATTTGGatacttcacttattcatctaAGTTGGAGTTTCTAGTCATTGGATGACTggaccaacaaaaaaaaaatactttgtaCTACTATAGTTTAATTAGTCTCATGAATTATTCGAAACAATCTGAATTCAATGTTTTGTTGTTTATAATTGAGCTAGTGAGTGTCGAACTTAGAAATTCATCATGCATACTACTTAAATCTTTTGTTAATAGATCAAACTTAGTTGCTTAATTATCTGAATTCGATATTTAGGAACATAAGTTTtggatagattttttttttttttggaattctAAACTATTAaggtttacttttttttaatccagaggttaatacaaaaatatatagtttaatttggTAAACCAACCAcaaattgtaaataatatttCTAACGTCTCTTTTATGAGTAGTTTTATGGATTAAATTGTTGACCTATAAAAGatacatttgaaaattaattgcttatataaaaaacagatttttgcaactaaaatgattaataaaaaaatatacaaattagAATTTTCTATCAACAACGACTATTTTATAGGTTTGGATCTTGGTTAGGGATTAATGTAGTAATGTGCCACAAGTTACTTGATTCATTTTTCAAACATATGCACTAACCAAGCAAGTCAACAGTAGTGAAAAGTGGCGTTagatatggtcaaaacaatggTTTTTATAATAGTAACCTCACCAATCTCCCCCAAGGAAATGACTAACAAGCATCATCATTTGAAAAAATACTTTAATCGGTGCAAACCCATGATGAGATgagagacatcttcaaaacagGGCATGCGCTTCTAAATTATAGTTCTACAAATTAATAAGCTTATCTAGTAGTAATATCAATGCAATGTTTTAATATTCCATGTAATGTGAATGATAGactattttgatattttgtatttgaaaagcatttattttttctaGAGCGGTTTGTCAATAACACGGTTCTATTCAATAAAAGAATGTTAGGGTTTGATtcgcaaaaaaaataattatttgatcGAATAGCACAAAACAAACATTTAATAGTGTTGGATAACCTCTTTTTTTTGTATGTTGTTCTTGATTGAGTTGAACATTTGTTTCTATTGTCTACACATAAAATCGAAGATCGTGAACAATCATACTCAATTATAAAGAATATACTTATTTGAAGTCAAcccatttcaaaaaaaaaattacatgtcGAAAATCAAGCTAAAAATTAATGGTACAACTTACATGTTGACAAGAAGTTTTTCAACCACCGTCCACCAACAATCCAACATAGTCTCACAACAATCTTTGGATCAATCTTAATTAATCAAAggtagggttgggaacaggccaggccagaccaggccttgacaggcctgagcctggcctacgattttttttcaggcctgagcctggcctgtggcctatcaaatgtttttttttttggtctggcatgagccttttaaaagcctggtctggccttgtagcctgtttaaaagtctgtgttacattaaagcttctctctatagtttttttaaataggctaaacaggccttaaaaagttcacattttaatttttataatttctacaacattaagaaaaagctaataatatgattaacacaataattaaaaactaataaaataacaaatacgattacgaaaagtcgcaataattaaaagctaataatatttatataaataatatttttttataagatataaataataattattataaacaggccggcctatcaggcttcgtaggtctttttagaagcctaagcctggcctatttatgtaaacaggccgttttcaaagcctaagcctgacatttttaataaccaggccaggccaggccaggcttatacaggccaggccgaaggcccctgtaggccg from Trifolium pratense cultivar HEN17-A07 linkage group LG1, ARS_RC_1.1, whole genome shotgun sequence includes these protein-coding regions:
- the LOC123897466 gene encoding uncharacterized protein LOC123897466 codes for the protein MAKTIAFLVLVLLVAAILNGYSVEGAGRGNQLEKDGPVYESQKATPPLWMQSFSLWNNICFRCEIDPAGCPGDYFKLWCPPNKDQLQTTATKTDNPKAENLP
- the LOC123897456 gene encoding (S)-8-oxocitronellyl enol synthase ISY1-like; translated protein: MNWWLARATGGTGKITYFKEEPRSLHNVALIIGVTGIVGNSLAEILPLKDTPDGPWKVYGVARRPRPMWNADNPIHYIQCDVSNQNDVELKLTTLTDVTHIFYVSWTSRSTEAQNCEVNGSMLRNVLRSLIPNAPNLCHVSIQTGVKHYAGSFETIGKIKPHESPFTEDVPRLDTLNFYYTLEDILFEEASKKKGMTWFINRPQVIFGFSPYSMMNLIGTLCVYAAICKHECVPLRFPGSKGAWECYSTASDANLIAEQHIWGAVDPNAKNKAFNCSNGDVFKWKHFWKVLADKFGIENYGFEEGLELKLSEVMKDKRGVWEEIVRENGLQPTKLEDVGDWWFADFMLRVEGVLDSMNKAKEHGFLGFRNSKNSFISWIDKTKAYKIVP
- the LOC123897475 gene encoding uncharacterized protein LOC123897475, encoding MDRKQGFFSSLKEEVVRGLSPAKSRSKSPARTPSPMTGLLRRRRKNQGPPPELFMTRSGSLRPVEALSPLKEGPDGTDGEDVVNRGEGKWGHWMRAPSVSSSSSSSSSSSACKKSDLRLLLGVLGAPLAPVHVCTTDPFPHLSIKDIPIETSSAQYILQQYIAASGGLKLQNSINNAYAMGKVRMIASEFETAKKVTRNRNSSKAAESGGFVLWQMNPDMWYVELAIGGSKVHAGCNGKLVWRHTPWLGAHAAKGPVRPLRRALQGLDPKTTASMFINARCIGEKKINEEDCFILKLCADPSTLKARSEGPAEIIRHVLFGYFSQKTGLLVHLEDSHLTRIQNNGGDAVYWETTINSFLDDYKPVEGIMIAHSGRSVVTLFRFGETAMSHTKTRMEEAWTIEEVAFNVPGLSIDCFIPPSELRFASISEASELPHGQRVKSKTSVATAAYHAKVAHLQKSHESNTNNLNWTVDV